A single window of Marinitoga hydrogenitolerans DSM 16785 DNA harbors:
- the alaS gene encoding alanine--tRNA ligase, translated as MNSKEIRKAFLDYFEKNDHKIMKSFPLIPSDPQLLFTVAGMVPFKPIFWGKVEPTYTKIATCQKCLRTNDIENVGRTARHQTFFEMLGNFSFGDYFKEGAIKFAWEFLTEVLKLPKEKLWVSVYLDDDDAYNIWKNVIGFPEEKIIRMGKEDNWWGPVGPSGPCGPCSEIYYDTGRTDLCSNPEKCTPEDDCGRYVEIWNLVFTEYYQDENGNLSPLPRKNIDTGAGLERITAAVQGVYDNFETDLFTPIINKIENIFNIKFRENEKTDVSIKVIADHSRAVSFLVSEGILPSNEGRGYVLRRILRRALRHGALLGKKEPFLNEVIEVVLNSYGDIYPEIIEKSSFIKNIVEAEEKRFLETLDKGTEKLINYINNSKEKKIDGRFAFELYDTYGFPLDITKEIAEEHGFKVDENDFNKQMELQRKRAREAAGEKEYTKMNPAFKFIGENLKSTKFTGYEKIEDESIILYLVKNEEIIESAKEGEEIIIISRNTPFYAEKGGQIGDTGIIKNDNFKFKVTNTKIINNEVIGHFGKILNGEVKTGDNISLYVDKQRRDSIRKNHTATHLLHKALRDILGNHVKQAGSLVTDEKLRFDFTHFEAVSKNDIKKIEKLVNEKILENIKIVTEIKKLDEAKSENVMALFEEKYGNQVRVVKISDFSAELCGGTHVSYTGEIGLFKITSETAVSAGVRRIEAITGIKSLEYLNNLEETLNTISEHLEAAQEIVVSRILNLLDTIKEQEKEIKKLQEKLTTQSIDVFNIKEINGINVYIKVFENVAQDVLRNVTDIAENKVKSGIIILFNKKDKKVNFIVKITKDLVGQYHAGNIAKNIAKELGGGGGGRPDFAQAGGKEPSKINGIINNIEKFLRG; from the coding sequence TGCAGGAATGGTTCCATTCAAACCTATTTTTTGGGGAAAGGTTGAACCTACATATACAAAAATTGCAACATGTCAAAAATGTTTAAGGACTAACGACATTGAAAATGTTGGTAGAACAGCCAGGCATCAAACTTTTTTTGAAATGTTAGGAAATTTCTCATTTGGTGACTATTTTAAAGAAGGTGCAATTAAATTTGCTTGGGAATTTCTTACAGAAGTTCTAAAATTACCAAAAGAAAAATTGTGGGTATCTGTGTATCTTGATGATGATGATGCATATAATATATGGAAGAATGTTATTGGTTTTCCCGAAGAAAAAATAATAAGAATGGGGAAAGAAGATAATTGGTGGGGACCTGTTGGTCCTTCAGGGCCTTGTGGTCCATGTTCAGAAATATATTATGATACAGGAAGAACTGATTTATGTTCTAATCCAGAAAAATGCACTCCTGAAGATGATTGTGGGAGATATGTTGAAATATGGAATTTAGTATTCACCGAATATTATCAAGACGAAAATGGAAACTTATCTCCTTTACCAAGAAAAAATATTGATACAGGGGCAGGTTTAGAAAGGATTACTGCTGCTGTGCAAGGTGTGTATGATAATTTCGAAACGGACTTATTTACTCCTATAATTAATAAAATAGAAAATATATTTAATATTAAATTTAGAGAAAATGAAAAAACTGATGTTTCTATTAAAGTTATCGCCGATCATTCGAGAGCAGTTTCATTTTTAGTATCTGAAGGGATTTTACCATCAAATGAAGGTAGAGGTTATGTTTTGCGAAGAATTTTAAGACGCGCATTAAGGCATGGTGCATTACTTGGAAAAAAAGAACCTTTTTTAAACGAAGTAATTGAAGTTGTATTAAACTCATATGGAGATATATATCCGGAAATTATTGAAAAATCTTCTTTTATTAAAAATATTGTCGAAGCTGAAGAAAAAAGATTCTTAGAAACATTAGATAAAGGTACAGAAAAGTTAATAAACTACATTAATAATTCTAAAGAAAAGAAAATAGACGGAAGATTTGCCTTTGAACTATATGATACTTATGGATTTCCTTTAGATATAACAAAAGAAATTGCTGAAGAACATGGTTTTAAAGTTGATGAAAATGATTTTAATAAACAAATGGAACTTCAGAGGAAAAGAGCACGTGAAGCTGCTGGAGAAAAAGAATATACAAAAATGAACCCTGCATTTAAATTTATTGGAGAAAACTTAAAATCCACAAAATTTACAGGTTATGAAAAAATTGAAGATGAAAGTATAATATTATATTTAGTAAAAAATGAAGAAATTATAGAAAGTGCAAAAGAAGGTGAAGAAATTATAATTATCTCCAGAAATACCCCTTTTTATGCAGAAAAAGGTGGACAAATTGGAGATACTGGAATAATAAAAAATGATAATTTCAAATTTAAAGTAACAAATACAAAAATAATTAACAATGAAGTTATAGGTCATTTTGGAAAAATTCTAAATGGCGAAGTAAAAACTGGAGATAATATTAGCCTTTATGTAGATAAACAAAGAAGAGATTCTATAAGGAAAAATCATACTGCAACACATTTGCTACATAAAGCATTGAGAGATATTTTAGGAAACCATGTAAAACAGGCTGGATCATTAGTAACAGATGAAAAGTTAAGATTTGATTTTACACATTTTGAGGCTGTATCAAAGAATGACATTAAAAAAATTGAAAAATTAGTAAACGAAAAAATATTAGAAAATATTAAAATAGTCACTGAAATAAAAAAACTTGATGAAGCAAAAAGTGAAAATGTTATGGCATTATTTGAAGAAAAATATGGAAATCAGGTTAGAGTGGTAAAAATTTCTGATTTTAGTGCTGAATTATGTGGTGGTACTCACGTATCCTATACTGGAGAAATTGGGTTATTTAAAATAACCTCAGAAACTGCGGTATCTGCTGGAGTTAGAAGAATAGAAGCTATTACTGGTATAAAATCTTTGGAATATTTGAATAACTTAGAAGAAACATTAAATACTATTTCTGAACATTTAGAAGCTGCACAAGAAATAGTTGTTTCAAGAATTTTGAATTTATTAGATACAATTAAGGAGCAAGAAAAAGAAATTAAAAAATTACAGGAAAAACTAACTACACAATCCATCGATGTTTTTAATATTAAAGAAATAAATGGTATAAATGTGTATATTAAAGTTTTTGAAAATGTGGCTCAAGATGTTTTAAGAAATGTAACTGATATTGCAGAAAATAAAGTAAAAAGTGGAATTATAATTTTATTCAATAAAAAAGATAAAAAAGTTAACTTTATAGTCAAAATTACAAAGGACTTAGTAGGCCAATATCATGCTGGTAATATTGCTAAAAATATAGCAAAAGAATTAGGTGGTGGAGGTGGCGGAAGACCAGATTTTGCACAAGCAGGAGGGAAAGAACCATCTAAAATAAATGGTATAATAAATAATATTGAAAAGTTTTTAAGGGGATGA
- a CDS encoding ArsB/NhaD family transporter has translation MFLFAYTILITEKVNRTIVAILGATLMMILGIFENHIEAIKNYVDVNTIYLLMGMMIFVSVIRKKGLFEYLGIVTLKVFQKNGYVLYFGLTFIVALLSAIIDNVTTVLVFVPITLAITDTLDVDPLPFIFGEIMASNIGGTATIIGDPPNIMIASAAGLNFTEFFINNGPISFLNIFVMQLFTILLFKKKLNFKIDREKVKSFDPNSAIKNKKGFYISWLLLILTLLLFIFQHQLEMESSTIALFIGFLALLILDRNEVEEILKEVEWGTILFFFGLFIMTGGLVQTGVLKDLTQILVNIAGNSMRSFAMMLIGVAGVISGFVDNIPFTATLIPVIKNLQHINPSVFSDLNPLWYSLSLGACLGGNFTPIGASANIIALAMLKQFKNEEIKFLEFFKYSFFIVTINLILSAIYVELILI, from the coding sequence ATTTTTCTTTTCGCTTATACTATTTTAATCACAGAAAAAGTTAATCGAACTATAGTCGCAATTCTTGGCGCTACTCTAATGATGATTTTAGGGATATTTGAAAATCATATTGAAGCGATTAAAAATTATGTTGATGTAAATACAATCTATTTGTTAATGGGAATGATGATTTTTGTTTCTGTTATCAGAAAAAAAGGGCTTTTTGAATATTTAGGTATTGTTACTTTAAAGGTTTTTCAAAAAAACGGATATGTTTTATATTTTGGTTTAACGTTTATTGTAGCTTTACTGTCAGCGATAATAGATAATGTAACCACTGTTTTAGTATTTGTTCCAATCACATTAGCTATTACTGATACACTTGATGTTGATCCTCTACCATTTATATTTGGTGAAATAATGGCTTCTAATATTGGGGGTACAGCGACTATTATTGGTGATCCCCCGAATATTATGATTGCCAGTGCAGCAGGACTAAATTTCACAGAGTTTTTTATTAATAATGGACCTATTTCATTTTTAAATATATTTGTTATGCAGTTATTTACAATACTTTTATTCAAAAAGAAATTAAACTTCAAAATTGATAGAGAAAAAGTAAAATCGTTTGATCCTAATTCTGCTATTAAAAATAAAAAAGGTTTTTATATCTCATGGCTTTTGTTAATTTTAACGTTATTACTATTTATTTTCCAACACCAACTTGAAATGGAAAGCTCTACTATCGCATTGTTTATAGGATTCTTGGCTTTGTTAATTCTGGACAGAAATGAAGTTGAAGAAATCCTTAAAGAAGTTGAATGGGGAACTATTCTATTCTTCTTTGGATTGTTTATTATGACTGGTGGATTAGTTCAAACAGGAGTTTTGAAAGATTTAACTCAAATATTAGTCAATATTGCTGGAAATTCTATGAGAAGTTTTGCTATGATGCTTATAGGAGTTGCTGGAGTTATATCTGGCTTTGTTGATAATATACCATTTACAGCAACATTAATTCCTGTTATAAAAAATTTACAACATATAAATCCATCTGTGTTTTCTGATTTAAACCCATTATGGTACTCTTTATCTCTTGGTGCTTGCTTAGGAGGAAATTTCACACCAATAGGTGCTTCTGCAAATATTATTGCTCTTGCAATGTTAAAACAATTTAAAAATGAAGAGATAAAATTTCTTGAGTTTTTTAAATATTCATTCTTTATTGTAACTATTAATCTAATATTATCTGCGATATACGTTGAACTAATTTTAATTTAA